tatatacacacacacgctgccTGTTACACTCAGATTGACCTAACCCACCTGTGTGCTGTTGACTGTTACAGAGGAAGCCCGTTCAGATGTGCTGACAGACAGATCAGAGGGAAGACTGAACAACAGAAGCTGCGGACTTCAACTCATCAGCACACCAGTCATGATCAAACTATAAAGTTACTCTGAGTGAAAAACATCgctgtattttcattctttaTCACATCATTGCTTCTTTTCTTAAAGGTTAACTTAGAATATTCATGCAGTCATTTATGTATTCAGAGTAAGCAGCTGTTTGCTCACCTGCTGTGACGTCAAGTGTAATGATGACATGATAATGTTCCAGAGTTATAGAGTTAATATTAAAAAGAACGCCGAAGAGCTTAAATTTAGATCTTCTACAGTGTGTTCTTCTTAATCACAGCCATAATAATCCATCAAACTgaagtgaataaataaaagggaCATGTTTTTGTTAGGAAAATGCAAACAGGAGAACATGGGCAGAGAAGGAACTGTAAATCAACTGTTAAAGAAATTATCACTCAGTATAAGTATAAGTCAGTATAATAGCTTGTCAGACAGAGGTCTTAAAATGATGATAATACACATCTCCTAAATGAATTAACTCACCGAAGAGATTCTCTCTTATTGTCCGAGGCCTCacagtcaaaaaataaaatatattctgTAAAGAAAAAttgtaacacacacagaaaatacttTAGTAAACAGTGTCCTTTAAACACATTGTTCCTGGAGACTTTCCTTTTCAAAAACAGTTGATGAAATACATTTTGAGATGATACTAGGATATTATCTGTGCAACACATACATATTAGTAAACATATTTAAAGTAAAGACTGAGTATTCTGTAATAATAAGGAGGAATATTTGGTGCAGTTTCTTTAAATGTTCCCACTCTGCCATCTTCTGGAGAGACATCTCTACTTAGCTTCACTGTTGTCTTTGAACAAatagaaatgtttttgcagaatgACAGTGGCAACTCTTTACTGGATGATTGAAGCAAACTTCTCAGAAAGTTACACATTCACATATTAAGAATAATGAACTCCGAGCTAAAtataaaatttgtttttgtacCTTTAGATGGTTCTAAAAGAATCCCAAAAGTCCCTAATTTTAGACAAAGTACCATGGAATGATGTCTTGTTTTATCCCCTGACCTATTGTTTCCTTGTTAACTACCTGAATGAAACTCAGAACTATTAGAATTATTTTTAATTCCTTTGCATTTACTACATGATCATAATTTAGAGTAAAGCAGAAGTGGGGCAAGAGCAATGGAGCATTGAAATAAAAGAAGGGTTGCTGTaataaattaagataaaaaataaataaaataaatcatagtTATTTTACAGTTATATCAGTGTAAagtttttttgtgatatttaaagggaaagtcaACAAAATACATGATAACAttataaaatattataaatataataatatatataataataaaatataataaaatataataataaaaatataatataataataaaatataaattccTTAAACTTTTACAATGTCAATGTCTTGTATTTAAACTCTCAGCAAATTGGTgcgatttcttttaaaaacaaagagcaacttgataagaaatgtcccacaaactgcaagaaaataaataaataaacatataaaatatagaaatataatataatataaaaatgaaaaaatatgtgtagaattattattattacataattaaaatcattatacagaatttttgtaatttttaagcacctttgtttgttttcaacttttttttttcttttttttttttctttttactaattttcttgttttcaaatttttctttttactgatttctggcaatttttttggttcatttcttttgttgctcattgCATCCTTCccgatgttttttttttttttgaaagaaatcaaaccaatttgctcaggtttcaaagggttaaatattGAGAAAGGTACAGTGTCTgaaaggttacttttgaaatgtaatgggctacagattactagttaccctgatgaaatgtaataagtaatgcaactattttaattacttaaaGTAATAAAGATGATTACTTTTGGATTTCTTTtctaaaaaatgatttaaaccgGGCAATGAAGCTGAAAAATGTCCAGCCAAATGCCAAAAGAAGGTATTCCTGGCAagaagatgcaaagcaacagaatgtgtaaattttgaatgaatgaatgactttatttcaagcaaaataaaaataaaaacaaacaaaacatcaacatacatgcTTGAAAAGGAGCAGGAAGAAGTTTACATTAACACAATCCTACCACCTTCTCAGTATCATGTCTcgtttaaaaaagaaagggtGTAAACTCTTTGTAATCACTAACATTTTGATTGGTAACTGTGATTTGATTACTTATTTTTCACAGAAACTGTAACTGATCAcaattaaaattattttgtgatttaaaaattataattaaaatgatagagaacagaaaaaaaacaagctaaaaaaTTACTAAGAGATGtataaaatactaaataaaagtTACCATACTCCACATGACCACTAGATGGCGGTACCGTTATAATGCCATATAATATGAGCGCCATCGCCTCCTCTGACGCAAGACGAAGGATTTCCTATCTCCACTGTCTCTCCAAAAATGGCGGACACGTGTGGCCAAGTATTGCTGGGATCAGGGCTCACCGTCCTCTCCCACCCTctgatgtacattaaagtcctGATCCAGGTAAGAGGAGAAGTTTTCACGCGGACGTTTGGAGGATGTTTCCGCTTCAGGAGCTGCTTTTACCacagttagctaacattaggaATTACTGCAGAACTCTACTAGCTAGGAGTTAGCCTGGAGAGGAAACTGCCAAAGTCCATTGAAAAAAAGCGCTGTTTGACGTGGCGTTGCTTGTAAGTAATTGAATATGTATGAGTTAAGCTGTATCGTGAATCAGTATCACGGTCTCTTTAATTCGGCTTACATTTTATACACATAGCAGCTAAATTTCCGGTAACATTATCAACTACACTGTTGGTCCGTCTGTTGTCCCTATGACCTTCTGTTTCCAAAATACACTGTTGTAGGCGGAAGTGAGGTGTGTGAACCAATTCTTAAAGTTCATACTGTGTTAATATGCAGTGCTGCTTCACTCGTTTCTATACAAATAACGTGCAAGAGCATTTAATCTTCGTGTTGCATACCTTCAAATATAAAAGTCATGTTTTCTAACAAAGCTGCTGTAGTTGAAGTGCTACAGATAGCAGCTAGTTAGCTATCAGCCAAACCGCTCAGCTCTGCTGTCAAACGTTACAGCTTCTTTGTTGCTGCTTATTAACTGTTTTCCAAAGTGTAAAAGTGATTTCCAGTTTCTAACAGATTCACACACAGCGGCGGTGTTGACCTGTTTAACAGTAAAAGGTCAGGGGCGAGCTAACATGTCTTAGCGTTGACATGCTGCTTACTGTTTGTTTCACAGCACTCGGCTCTGTTAGCTCACATGTGTCATGAGTAACATATTTGTAACATGTAATGCCCACATTGTGAGCACAGTATCCGGGGACTTGTGACCTGCACTGACCGGTGTCCTTTGGCCCACTGAAGTAGCTCGTAAGCTAgcggttgctaacaagctaaAGTCAACGTTAATCAGGAAGCTTACTTCTTTAGCTTTGCAGTCAAAGTTGTTTAAACGACAAAATAAGTAGCGAACAGGGAGACTTTTACGTCATGTGAAGACTAAATTAATTGAGCTGACAAAGTGACAAAGTAAACATTGAGGCAAATATGACAACAAGTGGACAAAAAGTGCCAAAACGAAACTAGGAAGTGTTGGAGGGCCACAGTTTGGTGCTGAGACACTAATGCAGACTGTCTGCAGGTATtgggccttaaaagtcattcaATAGTCCTAaagttgaatttgtgaggtgTTAATTGCCATAAACAACCCACCACTGAATCCAagactgtctttttactttacatTTGTAGTTACATATTGGTAAACTGTGTGTACGGTTGTGATCAGAAGTTTACTCAGACCTGTATGTAACATGTATGTCATGGCAGTCTTGATTTTGTAATAATTTCTACAACGCTAATCTTCTTCTGTGATGGAATAATTTGAGTTTATACTACTTTGTCACAAAAGTAATTCTTGAAGTTTGGTTCTTTTATGaaagtattattttatttaaccaggtttgTCCCATTGAGATGGGggatctcttttacaagggagacctggctaattagaaaaacatttacaaacactCATACAATCAGATAAAACATTTACAGACCGAAAGCCTAGACTCCAAAGATTTCACCCTCTCTTTAAAATCAGTCAAATGAatcagtgtgtgtaaatgtagtTCAGACTGAAGCTTGTTCCAAACATCAGGAGCTGAAAACCTAAATGATTTCTTTCCTAATTCAGTCCTTATCTTTGGAACAACCAGTTTCAAAATGTCCATCGAGCGGAGATTGTGACTTCCTTGTTTCCAGGTTAATAGTGAACCTGAATAAGAGGGAAGTCTGCCCAAAATTGCTTTGTAAATGAAGATATACCAGTGACTGAAGCGACGAGCAGATAATGATGACCAGTTTACGTTACTGTAGAGAACACAGTGAAGTGATGAGTGAGAGAAGCACAGTTCGTATTGAATCTCCGAGCCCAGTGATACACACTGTCCAGGAGGTGAAGAGAATGAGCAGGTGCGTTCATATAAAGTATGGGTCTCTTGAAAATGAAACCAAATCTGGTGGGGGGGAAATATACGTACAGCAATACTAACATTTGGTTAAATGTCTCTTGGCTGTATTCACCTCAGTTTGGTGCTTTTAGTAGCAATCTGCAAGCCTCTGATTAAGTGTTTGACCGCTCTTCTTGACAGAGTCGGTGCAGTTCAACTTAATACGTTTACTTTCTGGACTTGTTTCTTCAACACAGTCCAcgtgttctgtttttttaagatttttttggggcgtttttgccttttaattgataggacagctgagagagagatacagacacagagacacagacacagacacagacaggagttgaacccgggccgctgcggcaacatccactaagccaccgacccCCCCAGTCCACATGTTCTTGATGGGATTTAATTAAGTCAGGAGTTTGGGAAGGCCTTTCCATACCCTTAATTTTAGCATGCTTTACCTAGTCCTTTACCacttttgatgtgtgtttgggGTTGTTGTCTAACTGCGTCTGAGACCCAACCGTCTGACTGGTGATTATATGTTTTCCTGAAGATAATCCTTCTCAATTATTCTATTCACTTTGTGTAAAGCAGCAGTTCCACTGTTAGCATAACCAGCCCAGAGCATAACACTGCCACATCCATACTTAACTGTTAGACATGATGGTCTTTGAGTTAAAGGCCTCACCTTCTCCTCTCCAAACATATTTCAAAAGGCCTTTTGTCTGTCCATGTGATATCCATGTGATACAGCAACTTGAATCCTCAATTTTGGTGATGTAGAAAGTTTTTTGTTGCACGGCCTCTAAACTTTTTGTGAGTGATTTTGATTGACTACAGCTGATGACTTCCGAGTCAGTTTAATTGGCCTTGTTTGATACACTTCTTAGACTCGGCCACAGACAGAAGTCTAAAGAGCTCAGTGCGGATCTGAAAAAGCAGATCATTGATTTGAACTAGTCAGGAAAGTAACTTGGAGCCATTTCAAAGCAGCTACACATCCAAACATCAACTGTGCAAGCAGTTGTTTGTAAGTCTAAAGTGCATGACACAGTTGTGTAACTGCCATGGTGAGGAAGTAATTGCAAGCTATCATCTGCAGCTGAGAGGAAGTTGGTCAAGGTGGTTAAGAGTCAACAAGAACCACCAAAAAGCAGGTCTGTGATGAATGAGAACCTGCTGGATCGAAGGTGTCAGTGTCCACATTCAAGCCTGTTTTACAGCGCCATAGGCTGAAAGGCCGCTGCACAAGAGGGAAGCTCCACAAGCGGCGGCACCTTCAGACTCAGCTGAAGTGTGCTGCTGATCACTTGGACAAAGAAAAGGCTTTTTAGAAGaaacatgaaagaaaaataaagctaTTTGGTCACAGTTACCAGAAATATGTTTGAAGGCGAGGCCTTTAACCCAAAGACCATCATATCTAACAGTCACGCATGGTGGCATCACAACTGTAGATTAACCTAAGTCACTCTAATAACTATATTCCTACATCAAACCTACCTGCACAGGACCGTACACGACTTACCtttatacttacctgcaatgcttgtAGAAGAAAAAGATGATCTGTCCAAAAATTTTTCTTAAATTTAATGCTGTTTAAGAccatttcaaaatgattttatcTGATGGCAGTATATACCCTGATAATCAGACTATGTACAGTTACAGTGCAGATGTTCATCACtttatattgtgtgtgttttaggtagGACATGAGCCGCTCCCCCCAACTCTGGGCAGGAACCTGTTTGGCAGACAAGTCTACCAGCTCCCTGGACTGTTTGCTTATGGTGAGTCTGACTCTCCACAGTTAGCTATGTTCAGAAATGGAATTCATAATATGTATTACAGACAGAGGTATGCTTTCAGTGTCTCTCCATGAAGCATTTAACCTTGTGAGCTTGGAAGTgtaatgttgtttttgtatgaCATTCAATTGATGATATGACGATCGATTCCATTTTGACTTTATGCAGAACTCTGGGCTTTCAgatgccattttttaaaatcagtttttcaCATATGATATTTTGTGGGACTGTGACAGCAGCGTTTGTGCTTGTCAGTAGGAATATAAGGCCTCTAAATGTCTTTGTACTTAAACAGTAATGACAAAAGAAGGCAAGTCTTGAGCTGTAATTTTCCTGTGAGTTTATTATAgttatgtttacatacagtgttTCTCGCCTAAATGCAACCTGTGTGTTTGACCAATGAGGTCAAACACACAGGttgagtgtgtttttgtcctCACAGAACATTTGCAAAGgaagtattttaaaaatgtgcgtTGTTTAGACCCTTCTTTACTCGCTAGcagtctgtgttttctttacctttgtTGGTGCACTGCTTTATTTATCAGCATGTTGCTTTCACATACTGTCCATCAGTGGAATAACGTGAAACCAACCTGCTGCCTGCATGCATACTTAACTAATGAAACAGGGACTCGCTCATAAAAACACGGCTCCATAGAAGTAGTTGGGGTCAAAGACTCCACAGGGTTCCTTTTAAAGACCATACCAGTCGTACGTATATGCCTAATATAGTAGCCAGGTGTTTccttatttaatcttatttaattGTAGGGTTGCCCGCAGCTCATTTGCTCAGCCTCTCCTTGTCCCACTCTCTCTGttcatcagaccacaaatgagacaagaattagctgctagccaccacaTGGTCCGTCTGCCTCACTCCCTGCCACTGTGGAGATGGGCGGGCGAGCAACAGTTTGGGAGACAGATCTTCAGTTGGCAGCTGTAGTGGCTCAAATTCAACAAGCGCAAACCCCCCCAGCACCAGTTGTCACAGCAGGTCTTacctgtgtgacagcagcaacagaaagtttgctcatCTGGCGGGGAGTTGGGGCTTCTTGGTACCCTGGGTTTGGGGTTAGATTTGGACTGGAGCAGCTGCTGACTGGGGCTCTGTCTCTGGAGCTGTGGCCTGCTCTCCTCCTAGCAAGGTGGTATGTTGCGGTGAGGAGTGACGCTGAGGACACTGTGATTCGAGGCTCTAGCTATTATCAGCCACATAAACAGGAACTTGAAGCTtgaatatgctcaaagtttattgtGGGATTGTTGCCCAATAATgccaaaatgaaactgcctaccccaTGGGCCACAGGTTGGAATTGAACCTGCGGCCGCTGCAACAAGGACAAAGCCTTTGTGTCCGCACCCCCATGACAGTCATGTCTGTTGATTAATTGTATTCCCTGCTGAGTTTCCAAACATCATACCTTTATAAATGCTCTGTGGCAGCTGAATGTCATCAGACCCTCACTTTAGCATTTGATTGCACCACCCCGAAGGATTCACAGACCACTTCTCTATTTTAACTCAATTACATCTCCAAAAATAACTAAGTTTAAGGAAGTGCAGTGCAGGCGTGTTTCGTTGTGATGCATTAGCTGTGTTCAGCAAGTTTCAAGGttggaaaaatgcatttaaaaattaTAGCGCTTGCATGAAATGGAACATGGTTGCTGGTAAAGGAAGGTCTGGGCACAGATTTACTAAGCAAAACCACTGGTACAGTCCAAGAAAcatcttactttttttttttttttttaaggcctTTTATAACTTATCCTGCTGTTTATTCTCTGAATGTTTCAGCAAAACACATCATCAAGATCGACGGAAAAGCAGGTCTCTTCAACGGGCTTGGTCCACGGCTCTGTGCTGGCTCCATCGGCACCATTGTGCACAGCAGAGTTGTGCAGGTGAGCCTGAAGAGTTTAAGTGCACCATTAAAGGATGTTTCACACctacagctttttttttaacagaagaAAGAATGTAATGATTTATAGaaatacaccaatcagccaaattaaaaccactgacaggtgaagtgagtaaCTTTGAAAGAAAGACAAGCTATTCTTTGCCAGaatgtaaatgtctttattcaCAAGGACAAGTTTTATCATGTTAACCTCTAGTTTCTTACAGAAATGTCAGGAACAAGGCACACTTCAGGTAAGAGCCTTTTTGCCTGATTTATTGTTCGTGTCATTACAAACTTTTCTCTAAGGTTAGAAGATGCTGAGATTTGTTTCTGTTGTCCAGGTTATGGGAGGTCAGCAGAAGGCTGCGGAGGGCTCCCTACAATATGTTGTTAACGAGGTGAGACACCTGTACAGTTATCATCAAGGACTGTCAAAAACATACCAAACAAGAGCACAGAAGTGTTTGTTAACATGTATTACACTCTTTCACTGGTCGGCATAGTGCTAGTTTACCACAGCCAGGCACACTATGTTTAGCACACTCTGCGCTACGGCTAAACGTTTAGCACCACTGCTATAAAAATCTCCCTATATGCAGTTAACTCACTGTCTCTGCTTGTTGAGGACAAGCAGGGATTGTATACGTTGAACACGCTCAGATAAGGGTCTGATTGATTGGCCACTGATGGTTATCACCCCACATCATTCTAAATAGTTTGTGGGCCCATCAGATGACACAAAACTTGCGAGCCAGTTTCTCTTCTTGCTGCAAAAATAGCTTCATTAGTTTAGTGTTTCTGACAAACTGAAGCTCACAATGAACATTAACTGTTACATTCATGGTTTACTGCTAACCTGACGTGCAGCTCATCTGCCCGCCCGagtgctaacacacacacacacacacacacacacacacacacacacacacacacacacacacacacacactgaacacttcTGTAGAGGCTGTTATACACTACACTGCTTTCTGACTGTTTACATTCAGCTTTGTTTTGCCCTGTATTGGCCCCACACGGCTGACATGGTATCTTTATGTAAACCAGctctttttcattttgcatttctCCAGGATCgtttttattaaatgtaattcactcattcattttccgtaactgcttatcctgttaggggtcacgggggggctggagcctatcccagctgacattgggtgagaggcagggtacacctttgacaggtctccagactatcacagggctgacacatagagacagacaaccattcacactcacattcacacctacggacaatttagagtcaccaattaacctgcatgtctttggactgtgggaggaagctggagtacctggaggaaaccactgtagaaattcactgtacttaaaattgagtgtgtttttttacaaacttgacatgtttgcgagtcacttgcagtccattcagaatggctaattttggactgcgacccaccagttgggaaccgctgTTTTAAATAGATGTTTTATGAACTGACTGATGAACTGTTCATCAGAATAAACTGTAGCTCAACAGAGTCGTCCCACAAATTTCACTTCTCTGATTGTGATGGGTTCAGTtcgtctttatttttcttttgaggAACAAACCAGGCATGTGTATAGACTTAAGTTTCAAGAGATGTACTTAATGGTCATGTCTACTTAAATGTATATGATGTTATGTTTCATGTTAACATTTCAGTtgattgttttctgtcttttctacAGACAACCAAAGAGATGATAGCTCGTTCCTGCGCCACCATTGTCACACATCCCTTTCATGGTACGACATTAATGTCTGCGACTGCTCGACTCTTTCAGTTGGCTTTAACCAGCTAACTCCAGCAGTGTGCATGTGACACCAAAGGGTGTAGTCGAGCTTTGAAATTGCttctcttgttttttatttgaacGTTGTGGATGTGGCAAAtctgtgtgtggagacagtCGTCTGCATGTCATGTatgttttccttgtttttcagTGATTACTTTGCGATGTATGGTCCAGTTTattgggagagaaacaaaatacaggtacagtttttatgttttagaCACAAACGTCAATGAGAAGAGCCATGAAAATggttaaatttaaattaaaaatatatttattttcttctgttctCAGTGGGGTGTTTGACTCCATTGTCACAGTCTACAGAGAAGAAGGCATACTGGGCTTCTTCGCGTGAGTTTGACTCtcctttttattttgattttgaatACACCACGTTTTGTTGCATTGCCTTGATGGTCAGCTTTGAATATTTTCAGCATGTTCTCATCacttaaaggcaaaatgcccccatAGATTGTTTGCCTTAGTGCTGAATGCTTCTGAATGCTGAACAGGCTACAGATAATAAGTTtcagattttcatttttatgataaaacagaaaaacaaaataccGTTTCACGTCTAAAACTGGCAAAATTAAAAGTTCTCAGTGAAGTAAAATTATTCAGTTAATGAATCCATGTTAAATTTGCCGGTGTCTACAGAGACTACCACAAGCATTGGTCACCGCCATGTGAcaaaaaagcaaaca
The Epinephelus lanceolatus isolate andai-2023 chromosome 2, ASM4190304v1, whole genome shotgun sequence DNA segment above includes these coding regions:
- the mtch2 gene encoding mitochondrial carrier homolog 2, with translation MADTCGQVLLGSGLTVLSHPLMYIKVLIQVGHEPLPPTLGRNLFGRQVYQLPGLFAYAKHIIKIDGKAGLFNGLGPRLCAGSIGTIVHSRVVQKCQEQGTLQVMGGQQKAAEGSLQYVVNETTKEMIARSCATIVTHPFHVITLRCMVQFIGRETKYSGVFDSIVTVYREEGILGFFAGLIPRLLGDVLSLWICNLLAHLINTYAIDDSMSHTGEIKNCSQAVTGFFASMLTYPFVLVSNLMAVNNCGLAGGLPPYASVYPTWVDCWRHLSREGNMSRGNSLFFRKIPAGKMYAMDQKRFF